The stretch of DNA gcagttaagccgaagccgagcatcatttggccgggcaaTTAAGCCGAGCATATTTGgccgagcatcatttggccgggcggcTAAGCCGAGCAGCAttacttggccgggcggtaaagccgagcagtatcacttggccgggcggttaagccgagcaacatcacttggccgggcggttaagccgagccgcatcacttggccgggcggttaagccgagctgcatcacttggccgggcggtttagccgagcagcatcacttggccgggcggttaagccgagcaggatcacttggccgggcggttaagccgagccggatcacttggccgggtggttaagccgagccggatcacttggccgggcggttaagccaagcagcatcacttggccgggcggtaaagccgagccccatcacttggccgggcggttaagccgagccccatcacttggccgggcggttaagccgagccccatcacttggccgggcggttaagccgagccccatcacttgaccgggcggttaagccgagccccatcacttggccgggcggttaagccgagccccatcacttggccgggcggtaaagccgagcaccatcacttggccgggcggttaagccaagcaccatcacttggccgggcggttaagccaagcaccatcacttggccgggcggttaagccgagcaccatcacttggccgggcagttaagccgagcattacTTGGCCAGGCGGTTTAGCCGAGCATTACTTGGGCGGGCAGTTAAGCAGAGCTTTATGTGGTCGGGCAATTAAGCCAATCGTCGTTAGAACCAAAACTGACTCTACTCTCAGCCATGCAGTAGCCATTGGATGAACACCTCACcagagatgcagcttccttccccagcttaaCTATATTGcgtcaacctataaggacaagactgcacactagaagaagcctagctcgttccctctgcagagccggtattgtagattattcccccagaaccacctgaAAGTGGGCATccagaagaatagatctagatatccgaccatttgtacacttgacaaatgcCTTGTACACAtccatcaaggtacaaagcatactagaatctACCAGGTTTCTTCTGTCTGCAGCgccagtcctccagattattccaagcattgtACAAGCTGGATAATTAAGCATTGTATCCCTCAAACTGGGctgtccatccaagcgtcctttaaGGTGGGTAGTCATTCAGGCCAAAGATCCTGGTTCTGGTCTTGCAAAACTCAGCTAAAtctccttttcctcacaaaataaactaaaattaaacttaaaaacacattttataaacaaaatatattttcctttcaatttcaaaatgaacaatatatatatatatatatatatatatatatatatatatatatatatatatatatatatatatatataatattcttttttcatttttttctagatttttttttattttttttattttttagatttttttttagattctttttTTTCCTGATTGAAGTATTTAATAACCGGTAAGTCTCCTCAAAAGCCTATCGATAatatcagctgctaattgaacatacccaatggtaccactgatggtgatcAAATTACTGTATTCGTGCCTTCTTTGCATATCTATGGAGCTGAcgccactctgccgggtgatttccatcagcgtctttccttccactccatatatggctctgtggaacttccttggGACATCCAAGGCGACAGTCACGTGCCCCTTTAGGGCATAGTCCCTTGTGGGGTTAGCTCCAACCtttgcaccttggaaggtgatatgaGATGAGAAGACCCTTTTGGGCTTCTCAGGTTCCAGGTCAAAAACGATAAGTTTGCGAGCAGGTTTTTTCTCTGCAATTTTCtcctccttcacctcctcctctttcttcttctcctcctcctcctcctccttctcctcctcctcctcctcctcctcctcctcctccttctccttctcttcctcctcctcttccttcttcttcttctcctccttctccttctcctcctccttctccttctcctcctcctcctcctcctcttcactggaagaagtttccttttggagcttctgctcttccttgtggttgttgtcagggagagcctctttggcggctagcagccagctcagcacctgacccacaccagatggccctccaacgacctccttctcctccttatgtccgttggaatccaggtcctctgctgcctgaactactttgacttcctctacattgacactgacatccttttggacatcttccttctgtccatccatctcggtcaagatttctaaacctgacctgttaagtctcactttcctcgttccaggtctgtttagttctttcttcttatctctcccttcaagttcctccttgagcgAAGAGGTGATCTCATTTGCTGCAAGCAGCTCAtccttcagaccaacattttcttttgttatttggaCGATCGTCTCCTTTGCCATATCCGTACTTGAACTTGTGTAATTTCCCTCACTGGTCAAGTTTTTCATTTTAGCCTCGCTCAGACTcatctccatcctctctttctctgtattcatctctcCAATAATCCCCAATTGCTTCTCAATTGTATCTTCCAGTTCGTCAATCTTtttctcaaatacagattccaaccgatgaatagAGGCCACCTTTTCACCCTCAAGTTTTTCTAGTTCCTTACTCATTTTACGATTTTTTtgctccatctcactaaatttatgtgaatattcttccttaagagcttttaactcctctaagaggcagttgtaccttccattcctgaccaaatcattAACTCTAGCCTCAGTCAAgctcatctccagcctctctttctctgttttcatctctccaataatctCTTCAAATTCTACAATCTTATCCTTGAATCTTGATTCCAACCAATGAATAGAGGCTATTTTTTCATCCTCAACTCTTGCTAGTCGGTCACACAtgtcaagatttatttgttccatctcaattaatttatttagatattctccgatggaagcatctttatCAGATAATTCCTCATTTAGGTGATCGTTGGTTTCCTGAAAATCTTGCAACTTAGTCGAGAATTTTTCaatctcgatttttttttcaatttgaagagTTTCAATTCTTTGGGAGAGACCTAGAGTCTCTACTTTCAAATCCTCTATCTCCTTCACAAGTTTTGATTCCCTCTTAACACGGGCTTCATTTTCCCCgtgaactttttccaattgatcATTTAGTCCAGAAATTTTGTGGTCCTTCTCAGTTAAATCATCTAAATGATCGCCAATTGTAATctctattagagagttcactctttagttgTTCGCTGGTTATTTGCAGATCCTGCatcttggttgagaaattttcaatttcattttctttatccttttgaagagtttcgattctGTTGGAGAGACATAGAGTCTCTACTTTCAGTTCCTCTATCTCCTTCTCAAGTTTTGATTCCCTCTTAACACGGGCTTCATTTTCCCCgtgaactttttccaattgatcatttagtccagaaattttgtggtccttctcagttaaatcatctaaatgatcgccaattgtaatctctctattagagagttcactctttagttgTTCGCTGGTTATTTGCAGATCCTGCatcttggttgagaaattttcaatttcattttctttatccttttgaagagtttcgattctGTTGGAGAGACATAGAGTCTCTACTTTCAGTTCCTCTATCTCCTTCTCAAGTTTTGATTCCCTCTTAACACGGGCTTCATTTTCCCCgtgaactttttccaattgatcatttagtccagaaattttgtggtccttctcagttaaatcatctaaatgatcgccaattgtaatctctctattagagagttcactctttagttgTTCGTTGGTTAGTTGCAGATCGTGCatcttggttgagaaattttcaatttaattttctttatccttttgaagagtttccatagcgttggagagacgttgaatctctgccttcagctcttttttctcttcttccaatttagattcgaactggcaTCTAGAGTGGACCTCTTCCCAGGCACTCTCCAGTTCTCTGTCCaaaaattcaatttgtttttccATTTCCAGTTGAACATTTTTACCTAACTCTGcttgttccttttcttcctcctttttggacaagaatttccacaataAGACATTTCCAGCCACAAACATACCTACCATAGCAACACGgaaccaattgccaccactcatttggggaacaatagttccaTCCTCAGTTCCAGTGACGAAGTCTGGGAGAAATTTCCCAAGAATTTCAATAGGTTTCAGATCAGTCTTGAGCGTTTCCAGATTCCGTTCCaaagtctggaccttcagttgacacaactgaagatcctgccgtgatttccaAAATCCTCCGACTACAGGGAAGGAGGACAACAGTCGCTGGAGGACGGGAACGTTTCCGATCCCGCCCTCAGGGTTCTCAATCCTCTTtggcagtagccaagagaccatcctgaatcCGAAGGAATCCTGAATTTCCTTCATTTGTCCTTCGAGATCCATGAAATAGCTCTCACACGTCGAATcctgctcctgaagatcagctgcAAGGTGTGATGCGTTGAATAATCCTCCAAAAGctccgttgaatgctttcctgattgtgttgatcgctgtttggtacataccgaacatcatgaaatctatgttagattaccagatagttctccttcgaccaaccttattttgaaaaaaaaaataaaaaagaaacagaaggtGATCTCTCAGAATCCGCTCCCAGCTCCGAGTCTCACACACATTCATCCCTTGAAGCCTCTGAAGACTCTTcgaactgcttcagggaaattcctcctcctcttctttttcatcttgttttatattatctatcttattatacacctttcttttcttccgagaaatgaataatttctccatataatatTCCTTTGTGACATTTCTTTCCCCGGATGAAGTCTAGAAAAGATTCTACAGAAAAAGGAGAAATTTTTAAGATTTAGGAACACGAATGATGAccgaaatgaactctctctctctctctctctctctctctctctctctctctctctctctctctctctctctctctctctctctctgggatccagAGATATCGAAGGGAAAATTTCCCTGAAGACGTTTTGAATCGCTAACTCCATCGACGGAATTTccagacggctctctctctctctctctctctctctctctctctctctctctctctctctctctctcgcttttggtagattatgataatagcaattatatgttatgttttgtgtgtgtgtgtgtgtgtgtgtgtgtgttgtgtgtgtggatCATAATTCTTTCATTTCCGGATCTTTGAAGGAATTCCTCAGGTGGGAATATCGTCTCACGGTTGGGAGCTGTCAATCAGCTGATTAGGGGGGTCGTGGGGGGGACTGTAGGGTGATAgagccgtatctctctctctctctctctctctctctctctctctctctctctctctctctctctcagtactttaaTCTCTTCGTGCATTATTCTTGCCAAGAAAACACCATTTAATATcatcagttatttcatatatatatatatatatatatatatatatatatatatatatatatatatatatatatatatatatatatatatatatatatatatatatatatatatatacacgcaatcacacacacgcacacacatacgcacaaggcactagaagagttggaagaccccgacttacgtggctgaggactatgaaacgtgaagtaggagaggacgattggagaattattgatttaaaagctcaggatagagatgactggcgaaatctaactgaggccctttgcgtcaataggcgtaggagtaggagatgatatatatatatatatatatatacatatatatatatatatatacatacatatatatatatatatatatatatatatatatatatatacatatatatatatgtgtgtgtatatatatatatatatatatatatatatatatatatatatatatatatatatatatatgtagtaggttggcaagggcaccagccacccgttgagatactaccgcttgagagttaggggtcctttgactggccagacagtactacattggatccttctctctggttacggttctttccctttgccttcacagacactgaatagtctggcctattctttacagattctcctctgtcctcatacacctgacaacactaagatttccaaacaattcttcttcacccaaggggttaactactgcattgtaattcttcagtggctactttccccttggtaagggtagaagagactcttcagctatggtaagcagctcttttaggagaaggacactccaaaatcaaaccattgttctctagtcttgggtagtgccatagcctctgtaccatggtcttccactgtctaggattagagttctcttgcttgagggtacactcgggcacactgttctatctagtttctcttcttgttttgttgaaagtttttattgtttatataggaaatatttattttaatattgttactattcttaagatattttatttttccttgtttcctttcctcactgggctattttccctgttggggcccctgggcttatagcatcctgcttttccaactagggttgtagcttagcatttaaaaataataataacaataataataataataataatagatatatatatatatatatatatatatatatatatatatatatatatatatatatatatgaacctgtgATTGTACACTTACAAAGTGCTACTGCTTACAGGCCAAGCACATCACTTGAGCAATGTTATAATTATggacaaaaaaaaatagtttgcagtTAACATATTAGAACGAGTGTCTGAAGACGGAATGTTCCTCAAACGAGTTTGTTTTCGGGATGAGACAACACATAATGTGAGAACCTGGGAATCATATGATCCTCATGTGATTGGGGAACTTCAGTGTGGTgttggatccagtacaatcgaatcattggtctattttcttccacaagacaccaattacatcagatgtttaccttgaccttttaaaggtttaaaggccactcgtgaatgcccgaggcaagggacagtaggattgccctatctaaaaggacaatgccctggatccagtacaatcgaatcattggtctattttcttccacaagacatcaattacatcagatgtttaccttgaccttttaaaggtttaagggccactcgtgaatgccagaggcgagggacagtagcattgccctatctaaaaggacaattccctggagactgaccatatacacattatGATTTAGCACCAACGCCTCCTCTCTCCCcaggctatgaccaaggagggcaaggcgatggctgctgatgactcagcagatagatctataggttcccccaaaacaccccatccttagctcacaaggatggtgaggttgcatcatccaaagaaactaacgagtttgagccggactcgaaccccagtctggcgttcaccagtcagggacgttacctcaagtAGCACCAAAACTAGATGACCTTCCATCAACCAtcacagggttgccagattggcctttttgAGGCCAAACCCCTTAATTCTGGCTTTTTTAtgtgccaaatatctcaatttggccttttttaaaaattgattaaccataaatgctataatttatgtcctttttctactaatggtttggtcTTTTagagcttccgttgtttaaaagttggcgttttctcatttagaaaacctggcaactctgtttTCCAGCAAGATGGTGCCCCAACACACTGGTGTTTGGAAGTTCGTGGATTCTTGAAACATTTCCAGACTGGTGGATTTCAAAGGATGCCCCAATTCTCTGGCCATCTTATTCACAAGATATCACTCCCAAGGACTTCCTTCAATGAGGTTTCTTAAATATATTGTGAATCAAAGACATGAGATATCACTAATTGCATTGCCATCCCTGATATGGCTACGCTATAAGAAACATGGTATGAAATCGAGTGCTGTCTTGATGTACTTCGTGAAACTAAGAGTGAAAATATAGAAGTGTATTATATGAGGGCAATATACCTCATTATCTTCCCATTTGGTAATGatttccaatacatggtctttagaattctagtttaatgaaagattgaaaaaggcaaatcagaatatggctaggttaaataaaacttggaaatcaaatcgcctgaaattacatataaaaatcagactatatatcagtttagtgagatcgggtgttactctatggacatgagtcatggtatgacaatgaagcaatctccaatagatttagtagatttgagaacgaatccctcagaagggtattgggagttaaatggcagggcaggattagaaatgaaaccataagagaggttactcgagtgctatatgtggatgagatcatgatgagggctagatggaaatggtttgagtatgctcttcgaaatcctcaagagagattagttcaccaaatgttcaactgggctccacaaggcaccagaagagttggaagacccagaccaacatggctgaggactatgaagcgcgaagtaggaggtgatgagtggagaagtattgaattaaaagctcaagatagagacgactggcgaaatctaatcgaggccttttgtgtcaataggcgtaggaggagatgaagatgatgattacacacacacacacacacacatatatatatatatatatatatatatatatatatatatatatatatatatatatatatatgtatatatgtgtgtgtgtgtatgtgtgtgtgtgtgtgttaatatacattatacagtaccgTAAAAGTTGTATTCTACAGTAAGCGTACCGTTAGGCACTACGGTGTTGTCCcaaagatggaataagataaggtgagttaccgcacATGGTGCCGGGAGCTCAGCTGTGCTCTgggacgtcacctggagagttccgagcgtttaTTTGAGAGCCGTCCTGTACAAACAGCCTTATTAATTGTGCCTATTTTTGGATTCcggacattgcatttatgaaattaggcTGATATTGATGTCTTTATGACTATAATaccaaaatacatattatgatagggaatataatagcaatggaaataaaaattcacgcatgacaaaagctttattcctatattttattaaaaatcttaatataatcattctctctctctctctctctctctctctctctctctctctctctct from Palaemon carinicauda isolate YSFRI2023 chromosome 44, ASM3689809v2, whole genome shotgun sequence encodes:
- the LOC137634359 gene encoding myosin heavy chain, clone 203-like → MHDLQLTNEQLKSELSNREITIGDHLDDLTEKDHKISGLNDQLEKVHGENEARVKRESKLEKEIEELKVETLCLSNRIETLQKDKENEIENFSTKMQDLQITSEQLKSELSNREITIGDHLDDLTEKDHKISGLNDQLEKVHGENEARVKRESKLEKEIEELKVETLCLSNRIETLQKDKENEIENFSTKMQDLQITSEQLKSELSNRDYNWRSFR